In a genomic window of Tachysurus vachellii isolate PV-2020 chromosome 13, HZAU_Pvac_v1, whole genome shotgun sequence:
- the phf6 gene encoding PHD finger protein 6 isoform X1 gives MSGQRKGASLRLRKCAFCRTTREKECGQLLVSDNQKVAAHHKCMLFSSALVTSHSDSENIGGFSVEDVKKEIKRGNKLMCSSCHRPGATIGCDVKTCRRTYHYYCALWDKAQTKENPSQGIYLVYCRKHRDASQDASDEDPGVPANDSDSSPPRSRGRGRFEKSRIRGVPRGQSEDARSTSSQGVDETESSSNRDRSPLRGSPSESGLRCGFCHAGDEENQTRGVLHCDNAKKVAAHYKCMLFSSGTVQLTTTSRAEFGNFDIKTVIQEIRRGKRMKCTLCGQLGATIGCEIKACVKTYHYHCGLQDKAKYIENMARGIYKLYCKNHSGNEERDEEDEERESRSRERAANNSGGSPPPSQLNGN, from the exons ATGTCAGGGCAAAGGAAAGGAGCTTCATTGCGCCTGCGAAAATGTGCCTTCTGTAGAAcaaccagagagaaagagtgtggtCAGCTCCTAGTATCAGACAACCAGAAGGTGGCAGCTCACCACAAATGTATG CTTTTTTCATCTGCTCTAGTAACATCTCACTCAGACAGTGAAAACATTGGGGGATTTTCTGTTGaagatgtaaaaaaagaaatcaaaagagGAAACAAATTG ATGTGTTCGTCCTGCCACCGGCCAGGGGCTACCATAGGTTGCGATGTTAAGACATGCCGGAGGACATATCACTACTACTGTGCCCTGTGGGACAAAGCTCAGACCAAGGAGAACCCCTCACAAGGCATCTACCT TGTTTACTGTCGTAAACATCGTGATGCGTCTCAAGATGCCAGTGATG AGGATCCAGGAGTCCCAGCAAATGATTCCGATTCATCTCCACCCCGGAGCAGAGGCCGTGGCAGATTTGAAAAGAGCCGGATCAGAGGTGTACCTCGTGGCCAGTCAGAAGACGCACGTTCAACTTCTTCACAAGGCGTAGATGAAACAGAAAGCTCTTCAAAT AGGGACCGCTCCCCTTTGAGGGGCAGCCCTAGTGAGTCAGGCCTTCGCTGTGGTTTCTGCCATGCTGGTGATGAGGAGAATCAGACACGTGGTGTTCTCCATTGTGATAACGCAAAAAAGGTTGCTGCCCACTATAAGTGCATG cttTTCTCTTCAGGGACTGTCCAACTCACTACGACATCACGTGCAGAATTTGGTAACTTTGACATTAAAACAGTCATTCAGGAAATAAGGAGAGGGAAAAGAATG AAATGCACCTTGTGTGGTCAGCTCGGCGCTACCATTGGATGCGAGATAAAAGCATGTGTGAAAACCTACCACTACCACTGCGGCCTGCAAGACAAGGCCAAGTACATAGAGAACATGGCCAGAGGCATTTacaa acTGTACTGTAAGAACCACAGTGGAAACGAGGAGCgggatgaagaagatgaagagaggGAGAGTCGCAGTAGAGAGAGGGCTGCCAATAACAGTGGGGGAAGCCCTCCGCCATCTCAATTGAATGGCAACTAG
- the hprt1 gene encoding hypoxanthine-guanine phosphoribosyltransferase: MASSSSSCVVIRDDEQGYDLDLFCIPKHYASDLERVYIPHGLIMDRTERLAREIMKDMGGHHIVALCVLKGGYKFFADLLDYIKALNRNSDRSIPMTVDFIRLKSYQNDQSTGEIKVIGGDDLSTLTGKNVLIVEDIIDTGKTMQTLLELLKQYNPKMVKVASLLVKRTPRSVGYRPDFVGFEVPDKFVVGYALDYNEYFRDLNHICVISETGKEKYKA; encoded by the exons ATGGCGTCCAGCAGCAGTTCCTGTGTGGTG ATCAGAGATGATGAGCAGGGTTATGATCTTGACCTCTTCTGCATACCGAAGCACTATGCTTCTGACCTGGAACGTGTCTATATACCTCATGGCCTAATCATGGACAG GACTGAGCGACTGGCCAGAGAGATCATGAAGGATATGGGGGGACACCACATTGTTGCCCTCTGTGTGCTCAAAGGGGGCTACAAGTTCTTTGCAGACCTGCTAGACTACATCAAAGCACTGAACCGCAACAGCGATCGCTCCATTCCAATGACAGTGGACTTTATTCGCCTCAAAAGCTACCAA aatgaCCAGTCTACTGGTGAGATTAAGGTAATTGGTGGAGATGATCTGTCCACACTAACAGGGAAG AATGTCTTGATTGTGGAG GATATAATTGATACTGGGAAAACAATGCAGACCTTGTTAGAACTCCTCAAGCAGTACAATCCAAAAATGGTCAAGGTGGCCAG TTTACTTGTGAAGAGGACACCAAGGAGTGTTGGCTACAGACCTGATT TTGTAGGATTTGAGGTCCCTGACAAATTTGTGGTGGGATATGCGCTAGATTACAACGAGTACTTTAGAGATTTAAAT CATATCTGTGTCATCAGTGAAACAGGAAAAGAGAAGTACAAAGCTTGA
- the phf6 gene encoding PHD finger protein 6 isoform X2: MSGQRKGASLRLRKCAFCRTTREKECGQLLVSDNQKVAAHHKCMLFSSALVTSHSDSENIGGFSVEDVKKEIKRGNKLMCSSCHRPGATIGCDVKTCRRTYHYYCALWDKAQTKENPSQGIYLVYCRKHRDASQDASDEDPGVPANDSDSSPPRSRGRGRFEKSRIRGVPRGQSEDARSTSSQGVDETESSSNRDRSPLRGSPSESGLRCGFCHAGDEENQTRGVLHCDNAKKVAAHYKCMLFSSGTVQLTTTSRAEFGNFDIKTVIQEIRRGKRMKCTLCGQLGATIGCEIKACVKTYHYHCGLQDKAKYIENMARGIYNERTRV, from the exons ATGTCAGGGCAAAGGAAAGGAGCTTCATTGCGCCTGCGAAAATGTGCCTTCTGTAGAAcaaccagagagaaagagtgtggtCAGCTCCTAGTATCAGACAACCAGAAGGTGGCAGCTCACCACAAATGTATG CTTTTTTCATCTGCTCTAGTAACATCTCACTCAGACAGTGAAAACATTGGGGGATTTTCTGTTGaagatgtaaaaaaagaaatcaaaagagGAAACAAATTG ATGTGTTCGTCCTGCCACCGGCCAGGGGCTACCATAGGTTGCGATGTTAAGACATGCCGGAGGACATATCACTACTACTGTGCCCTGTGGGACAAAGCTCAGACCAAGGAGAACCCCTCACAAGGCATCTACCT TGTTTACTGTCGTAAACATCGTGATGCGTCTCAAGATGCCAGTGATG AGGATCCAGGAGTCCCAGCAAATGATTCCGATTCATCTCCACCCCGGAGCAGAGGCCGTGGCAGATTTGAAAAGAGCCGGATCAGAGGTGTACCTCGTGGCCAGTCAGAAGACGCACGTTCAACTTCTTCACAAGGCGTAGATGAAACAGAAAGCTCTTCAAAT AGGGACCGCTCCCCTTTGAGGGGCAGCCCTAGTGAGTCAGGCCTTCGCTGTGGTTTCTGCCATGCTGGTGATGAGGAGAATCAGACACGTGGTGTTCTCCATTGTGATAACGCAAAAAAGGTTGCTGCCCACTATAAGTGCATG cttTTCTCTTCAGGGACTGTCCAACTCACTACGACATCACGTGCAGAATTTGGTAACTTTGACATTAAAACAGTCATTCAGGAAATAAGGAGAGGGAAAAGAATG AAATGCACCTTGTGTGGTCAGCTCGGCGCTACCATTGGATGCGAGATAAAAGCATGTGTGAAAACCTACCACTACCACTGCGGCCTGCAAGACAAGGCCAAGTACATAGAGAACATGGCCAGAGGCATTTacaa CGAGAGAACGCGGGTCTGA